AGAATAGCTATTGGAGGACCACACAGGATCCAAAGTGCCCACTCACACAATGATGAGGCAATTGGCTTAactacaaaagcaaaaaaaaggggggggggagaaatggCTGTTCTTTCTGAAATTActaagtcaaaaaaaaaaaaaaatcaactgcaaAGCCATCAGAGCTAAGATGGGTCCAGCAGGGTACTGATCCTCACGTGGGCCAACCACAGCAGCCCAACAGCACCAGAGCATGTTACAAATGCAGACTCAGGCTGTCCCTGGCCCCCTGGTCTGGCAGTGAAACAGAACAGAGCACCAGCATGGGGTAATGGTTAATACTGTCAGCCTGACAGGGTTGCCCAGGAGGtgagcctctgggcatgtcttgTTTCTAGACTGCTTAACTGAGATGTGAAAACCCACTCTGAAGGCAAGCAGCACCGTTGACGGGCCGAGCATcagcatttctctgcttcctgactgtgatgAGTGTAATCAGCTGCCTCACAATGCTGCCACCACACCTCCCTTCGGCAAACGGACCCCACATAAACCCTTTGTCCATTGGGTTTCTTCTGTCTGGTGTTCTGTGACAATGAGGGAAGGAGGCTTGTTTTGGGGTTCCCAGTGTGGCTGTGAACTGATCAAGACACTATTCTAGAGCAGAGCTGAACAGTGGTAGCAGAGGATAGCCCAGAGATATCCTAGGGTAAATGACACTGAAGCTAATGAtcgaagaaaggagagtgggatgAGAGAAgatggcagagggcagagggtcCAGGCAGAGACCCCTCGAGGGAAGCAGACAGGACAGAGAGTGTGCTGGTCAGTTCTTGCTTGCTGTGACAGATATGACAAATATCCGAGAGAAACTACTTACAAGAAGCAAGAGGTGTGCAGGTGAGGTGGTTCATTGGGTCAGAGTATTTACTGAGACAGCAAAGCGACTGTCactcaaatccccagaacccatgtaaaagccggGCATGGTCAAACATGTCTGTGACCCCAGGAGTCAGGGAgaggagacacacaggaaggagctTTGAATCTGAGTAGTTTTGCTCCTAAGGGATGTTTGCAGTGTCTAGGGACTTTAAGGGTGTCATCCCCAGATGAAGAATGAGGAATAAAGTCACTGGCAGCAAGCAGTCAAAGACCAAGATGATGCTGAATACCCAGCCATGTGTAGAGTGGCCACGTGATACAGAACTGTCAGACTCAAAGTGTCCACAGCGCTGATGCTAAGGACCCAAATTCCTAGAACCACATGCTTGTAGGCATGTAGCAGGCTGGAGAGGGAGGGTGGTGTGCATTCGGAGACATATTCTAAAGAGCTGAGATGCTCCCCCAGAGCAATTGAGAGCCTAGGAAAGCTTTGCATTTCAGATGGAGCTGCTGACCTCAGGTTCTAAGATACCAAGGATCTCTGACAAGAAGAGCCTACTGAGTCCCCAAAAGACCAACAGGGCAAAGACAATGTCTGGGACACGTTCCCAGTAGCTTCTCAACCACCCTGATTGCACCGGTCATGCTGGAGGCAGCCTGGTATGTGGACCACACATCAACAGTCAGAGCTAATGGAAGCCTAttttccttccccccagcctcagAGCTGTTGGACTGGGATGATTCAGAGATGGATGCCTCCATGGGGCTCCTTTTGCTGGGCATCAGCTCTGATAAAACACTGTCCCTCTCACCAAACCTCAGCTCACCATAGGCTTGGTGTTGCACTCACTCAAAAGCACTCAGGCCTAGGCAAAGCTGGGTTTAGGGTTTCTTCCAGTCCATCCCATGGCGGCATAGGGTGTTAGATACTCTCCCTGCTCTATAGACGGTTGcttggtatggtggtttgaataagaatgacccatCATAGATTTGAacacttagtcatcagggagtggcactacttgagaaagattagggggtgtggccttgtggagtaggggtggccttgttggaggaagtgtgtcactgagggggtgggctttggggtttcaaaagctcaagccaggcccagtgtcactctctcttcctgatgccttcagatccagatgtagaactctcagctctgttccccaccatgatgataatgaactaaccctctaaaactgtaagccagtcctaattaaatgctttatttcataagagttgccgtggtcacggtgtctctttaggtcaatagaacagtgactaagacacttgGTAAGAGATAGAGATAGGCATCAACAATCAATGAAATAGGTGCTTGAAGGACAGAGCTAGAATGAGTGCTCAGGAACAGTCCTGGGGGGGCGGGTGACCCAGCATCTGTACCTGAAAGCACAGCTAGATGAGGGTAGGGTCCCTGCCACCTTTCTACTACCTCGAGGTGCTTGGCAAGCCTGAGTGGAAGGCAGCTGCCTCCTCCACAGTTCTGTGACACCAATGTCCTCCTTGCTGGAACCTCTTCTCCTGCAGTGACCACCCCCCAGAAGCCTGGGCCTGTTCCACGGATTACACAGCTCTCACAAGCATAGGAATGGCGTGGCCATAGCCTGTAGAGGCAATGGGTATCTACTGGGGGCAAATTCTTGACTAAAATTGGTGCTAGCAGTGGAGAGCCAAGAGTGGTTATTCATGGTTCCCCTCCCCCTGCTGCACcctcttctcccacttcccaccctcccttcctcctcttccaggcCATGAGAGGTAAGTGGGTTTGCTCTGCCGTGTCACCACACAACAAAGCAATAAGCCTAATCAACCATGGACGTCTCTGAAAGTGAGAgccaaaaataaaccctttctctttgTAAATTGACTGGGGTTTTTAGCCATAAGGACAGAGACTATGAACCACCGGAAGCCTGCTGAGTTGGAAGGGAGAAGTGTCACTAGTGAAGTATTTTCATTCTTAGAAGCCGGTGTCCCCACCCAGCTGACGCCGATCTGACAACCTTTGGGGGCACTACTCTCCAGTGCAGACTCAGGAGAGGCCTTTGCAGCCACCATATGGGAGGACAACCAGAGGGGAGGAGTCCCAGAGGATGCAGCAGGGTCAGTAGAGACATAAGGCTGGGGACATTTTCCCTAACTGCAGCTGTGAAGGCAGCCTGGCCATTTGCCCAAATAGCCCTTCCTGACCAGAGGACATAGGAAGTGCTCCAGGCCAGGGGCGACTTGATTGAATGTTTTCCAAACATGAGCTCTTAACACTCTCTCATAAAGGGGTACTTGGGTAGTGTAGATTCATGGCTCACCAGTCTATGAGCTTCAGACATGACTGTTCAGAGGGTCCTCATGGGGACTTTCAACTATATTCAGTGTCcgacacacagagaaataaaatgaatgctATGGTGAACACCCAAAGGACCACACACTAAACGGGACAGTTCCTAGCATTTACTCTATCTTGCTGGACCTTTGAAACATGATGTGCATACAGTCCCCTTGAGATCTCAGCACTGCTCTCCAATGATAAAGTGAGATGTTCTTCGTAGCCATGATGGGGTCCTGGCACCTGACAGTGTCCACAGGGTACCAGGCATGTCCTAAGACTGTCCCTACTCCTGCCATGGGGTTCTGCATTGATCAATGATAAGGGCCAGCAGACACCTAATGGTCACATCTGGCCATGGTCTTGACTGGGTCCCAGGAGCTCCGTGACCTCTGGTCTTTCCGTCCGCAGTCATCTGGTCCGGTTGCTCCCTGCAGCTATGTGAGGAGGAATGCCAACTCCCACCCCAGCACAGGCAGTAGACGATGAGAATGTTCTCATGGCTCTTCCTGGGCAGCGTGGTCCACGCCAGGCAGAGGAGAGGACTCTGTACTGTAGCTGCAGAGAACACTGATGCTGCTTCTGGTTCTTGGGGCCTCACCTCAAAGTGACGGGACTCACTCAGAGGAGGGAGCACATCTGGGAGATAGGAGGGGACATTAGCCTTCCAGGACCTTTCCCTGTaccccctttctcccttctctctgaatCCAATTCCTTCCATAGAATGCTTTGAAACAGAATAGAGGGTCACTTCCTGCCCCTTGCACAAGCTCAGGCCATCATCCCCCAGAAACAGAAAATGTTGGGTCTACAGGGCAGCCAGAAGGTTCCAGCTTCACCCTATGTAGCCTGGATCACCCCAAAGTCCAGTCACTGTCCCGTGCCTCAAGTCTCAGCCCTTTCCCATGTACCAAAGGGATTCTTAAAAGTGCCAAAGGATCAAGTCATTGATTAGCTTCATCCCTTGGTGCTTTGGGGTGTGGTCCACATTCCTTCACGCTCCTTGGAGTCTCCAGgaggaaatttctttttctcacatCCATTCTCACTTGAGGGTGCTGAGCGTCTGGTGTAAACATCCTGAGGGGCTTTTCTCTGGGGGGAAGTCACTGCCTGAGGCTCAGGGAATAGGGGTGAAGATGCATCCGGCCATCAAGAGCCCAACAGCCATTGGTGGAATTGAAGGGTAGGAAGGACAAGATCAGCTCAGCATGCAGAGTGATAACAAAGGTTCACTGCAGAAAGATCGATTGCACACTCAACACATGCTAGACACTACTGTGGGTCCCAAGATGTGATCCTGAGAAACATCAGGGTTGATGTCTGAGGCCCCCACCAGGATGCAACACTCCTGGGCTCCAGTTGGTCAGTTCAGAAGGACCCTTGGGGCCTCCTGTCCTCAAGTTCTGTGGCCTTCTGGTCTTTGGAACAGAATGTTACTGAGACTTCTCAGGATGGAGGACAGATCTACTGGTGGCCCTGTGCTGGAAGCCAGGTTCTCTGGGAGAGGGGAGAGCTATGAATGGAGACAACTGCTTCAGGAAACAGtggacttcctcctttccttctgtgggaagagatgcacacacacagacacagacacacacctggacatggacacacagaccaacacatcacacagacacacacacacagacacacacaaggacatggacacccacatatatacagatacatgaacacatacatatatagagacacacacacatacacacacatgaggtATTGTACACTCAACATGTGCTCTCTAATATGGCATCATGCTCTAAAAGGCCAAGAGGTCTTTGGGAAGGTCAGAAATGACCCAGCCACTGTGTGTGGAGTGCTGTGAGGCTGGCGAGCCCACACTGAGTTTCACCACACTGGGAAGCTGCTTCTTTAGGCGAATTTCTAAAACTAGCCTGACTTGGCCAGGTCCTCCTGTCACCATCAGtgagtggggtggggatggactGAGCAGGAAGTGAACATAGAGAccgggttggggggtggggactAGTTCCCACAGCCACCGCAGCTTGGGGGTGCCAAGAAGTCACATAACCTCACCATAGTCTGCCGCCTTCCTGTAGAGGGATGTGAGTGAATTCCTAGAGTTTCCACAGCATGGATTCCGTCCCACTGCACCAGCAAAGCACCCCGGGGCAGCATAACCTCTGACTGAGAAAGGATGGTGGTTGGCAAGGGAATGAAAGGAAAGAGTTCTGATTGATGGCTAGTGGGGCAGAGGGTGCCAAGGACAGCAGGGACCTCCAGGGCACACCAGTGCACACCAGTGGGGCGTGTGACAAAGCTTGGGCCTAGTGTagtgaagagggagaagaggagatgagggagaaaaGAACTATGATGGGCTCAGCAGCCCCCCCTTTCCACCTGGCACTTGGGGAGACTCCAAAGAGCAGTAGAGAGGTGTGGCTCACACCCCCATTCTCACACAGGAGCAGGGTAGACACTCTCAAGGGTCCAGCTTACACAAAACCTCCCAATCGGAGTCACTGGCTGGGCCTCCCCTGTATTCAAGACCAGGGTGCCCTCACACAGCCAAGCCTGTCGGCGAGGAACGAGATAGCCGGGGAACAGGACACGGAGGGTGCTGCTCCTGACGGCTGAGCAACTGTGCACCAGCAGAAGCTGGGCATGTGTGCAAACGTTTATGCCTCCCCCAGTCTGGGCTGTCACTGTGCCAAGCCCAGCCTGTCTTTCCTGCCATGCTTTTGACAATGACAGTGATCCtagtgtggtagtgtgtgtgtctggagagaAATCCCACCAGGACATGGTCATCTACTATAATCAAGCCCATATCGGGAAGGTACTTGCAGCTGTGCCGAATCAGGGGTCAGTGGTGGCGGCTGTAGGCCTTGGTTCCTAGGGAGGGATGGTTTCCCAGGCCTAGGCAGTTGTTTGGCCCACATGGATGACTTCTCTGTGTGACTGGAAACAATTTCCTGTCTCTTCTGCCAGGAGGGGGATGGTGGATGGGTGGGGGTCACACCTTCCAGCTCTAGGCACAGTACCTACCTCTGCCATCAGTACCAGCCTATGGCTTCTGCCCTTTGGACCCCAGTCTCCCCACTGGTAAAGCTAAAGCTAACCCATTCCTTAGAGGAGTTGCAGACAGCCCTGCCCTCACAAGCCTGGATGGCTGAGAGCCTCACAAAGGAAGATAATGGCTAAGCGCGGGATCTCTGGTTTTTGACTGGTCCTCTCTCCTTTTGGAAGCCCACATGGTCTCTGCAGCTGTGTCTTGGGCTGCTACAGGCACAGGAAAGAATTTGTATATGTTTCTGTTGGGGGGGTTCCACCTTGGATATATGGGTGTCGGTGAAATCCTCACTCTTCCGATAAAACGCGCCGCCAGGCACACAGTGCAAAGAGCTGTCTTCCTACAGGCGACAGGTGGGACGCCTCTGGAAGCAGTGTTTCTCATTTCCCCAGAGGAAACCTGTGACATCAAATCATGGTGGGAAGAGGGGCGGGTAGCAGCCGTTCCCACAGAGTGAGAGAAGGCAAGAGCTGGGTCTTGCAAGCACCGCCTCTCCAACTAAAGCCCTAAGAGGTCTGCGAACCAGTGGCTGTCACCGCCTCCGAAAGGCCATTGCTCATGTCTTATCTGCCTCATCAGCTCTCCCCAGGGAACAAATCTTGTCATGATCTGAGATACATCCAGACTGAGGCTGTAGCTCCTTGTTATGTGGCCAGGATGGAACCTGCATGCCACGCAGCCACACATCTGCCCAGAGTGGCTCACTGGAGGAAATATATTGACCTCTTTTCTTACCTTACAAAACACCCCCACTAAAGCCAATCCATCACTGCTAAGGGGATGCCTTCCAGAGACTGGATGGCAGCAACCGTCACCTTATTAAGAAGCTGGGTCAGTCCTGAGGTAGGGCCCTGGGATCTGGTCACAACTgctgcttgggggtgggggtgaggtttGGGTCGCCCATCTTCAGACAAGCAAGTCAGCTGAGGTTCGATCTGgttcctgccaccaccaccagcaccagcaccagcctATGGCTTTAGTTGTCTGGGTCTCAGTTTGCCCATCTGTAAGATGAACTGACCAGTCTCCTTCATGTAGTTATTTAGAGACCCAGTGAAATGGTTTGTGAGTGTGTCACATGTCCTTTCCTTTGGGGGTTAGGAATCAATTtgtatttacacacatacacaattctACTCTAAATGGCATGAGTGTGCACTCTAGATGTcaacagaagcagaacaaggtaGCCCTGTGACCTGACGGTCTGTAAGGAACAGCTCAAAGACTGTGACTCAGGACCAGTTTCCTGTCTATGCAAGGAGGGTGTTATACTCAACAATACCTCATTTTTCTGTCAACATAAGCTTTCCACGACCCCAAAACATTTTCTTGCTCTTAACAGATGTGGGCAGGCTATGGTATGGTGAGTGACAACCACCCAGGAGGAGGTACAGGTGAGCAACATCCCTAGAAGAGagatgtgaggagacagtgtcCGGGAGCcaaggtggaggggaggggcaagcCTGGACTGCAGGGAGCAGGCTGCAAGGGAAGCCAGGCTGGGAGTTTTCAGAGTACAGGAGATGGGGAGCTGAGGGCCTGCGGCAcagtaaggagagagagagagagagagagagagagagagagagagagagagagagagagagagagagagcgcgagagcGCCAGCGGTCTTTGTCCTGCAGTTCCTACTTCACCCTGGGGTGTGAAGGCAGTTACCTCCCTCTCTGGAGCCACCAGCACCCCGGTGTCCCTCCCACAATTCCTGGCTCCTGGGAGAGTCTTGGTTGTTCCTCTGGAAGGACTCCTGGGCATCCCTGAAGCTGCCTTAGTTGTCTTTTGCAGCCCAGGGTAGGCAAACCTCCCCTCTAAGCGCCGTAGAGGAAGTCACTCAGGTTCTGGGGGCCATCTAGTCTACCTCAGTTCTGTCTTGTACTGCCTTAGCCATCACTAACAATCCCCAAACACACAACTAGGCAGGTTAGTTCCAATAACACTTTATTTATGGACAACAAAATTTGAATTTAAAGTACTAGTCACAGGTCACAAAATGTTATtcctttgagggttttttttttaatcatttaaaaatataaaacctatTCTAACATCATGGGTTGTGCAAAAACAGGAGATCCTCCAGATCTAGCCACAGGCTACAATTTACAGGCTTATTCTGATCCGTCAAAGCCAGTTTGTGGACCAGCAGCCCCAGCCTCCAGCTGCATCTGGGAGCTCACTGAAaaatagctttttgttttgttttcagctcTACAAATCCAAACTCTGGGTTTAATGTGGTCACAGCAACTCATATGCACTTTAAGTTACAAAAATACTGGTGCCAGAGGGTCATTTCAGACATTCTCATTTCACAGGAATGGAGTGTAGCCTGGACTACTCCTGGTTGATACAGCCAAGTTCGAGTACTTGAAACCCAGAGATCTCCCAGTGACTAGGGACTACTGACTCTCACAACCTCCAGGCCACTCCTCTATGACAAAGCTTATCACCATGTAAGGATACACTGCCATCACTGAGCCCCTCTGGGACCAGTGTCCCCCTGGATCCTAAGCTGTGGAGATCTCACAGACGGTCTCCCACTCCCAAATGAGCAAAAGATACTCTTCCCTGTGATTCATTCCCTCCATCCTCATCCCCAGTGTCACTGCCCCAGAAGGCAGGGAAGACAGGAAGATGCCTTCTGCTCACTCTCTTTAAATCCTGAGCTCCACTCTTCCTGGAGCTCTGAGTCCTCAGGGTGGTACCCAGGTCCTAGCTTCCCACGAACTCTTGGGTAAAGGGTATAAAGTAGGCAAGCCAACCTTTCAGCAAATTGACTgagtcccaagaacccacatactcAAGTAGACCCTGATCTCCCCTACTTAGAGCCTCCACTTCCTCAGAGCCCAACTTCTTCCTCTGGCCCTGATGGTCACAGGACCTGGTGTCATCTTGGAAAAATGTGCAGAGgagacacacagcacagttcaGAGCAACCAGTGTCTTAGCCAGCCTGACCAGAGGTGCTAAAGACCTTCAGAGTCCTAAGTGAGagggctgggggaaagggggCATGGGGCAGTCCCTGTGTCCCCTTGGACAGCCACTAACATCACTGCTACATGGGCATACTGCTACATCTATCCCAGGTCTGATCCATCTCTACTTGAGCATCTTCTCACTGAAGCCCTGGAGCGAGCATGCACCCTGCAGGACACAATCTCCACTCTCAAGACTTCCCCCTCCAAGTGACAACATCCCACCTCCTGGAGACCGTGCCCTGAGAATCAACAGCCCAAACCGTGGACATTCTGGATAGGCAGACCTAGAAGGCACCCTGAGAAATCAGTCATCCTGTTACTCCTGGGAAAATCTGAGctcagggaagagaaaggagccgcccagagtggaggcaggtggaagaTGCCCCTGTCCCTCCATTTATACCCTCCACCTCCTATTCCACCATAGTGCTCCTTCCTTGGAGCCCTCTCGGCTCAGGTGGGGGGAGGGTGAAGGGCAGGGCTCTCTGGCTCCTAGAAGGTGGAAACCAAGAAAAGGTTAGGCCTCCAGGCCCAGCTCTTAGGCTTTGGCCAAGAACAGCATTACAGTGCCCTGCTTTTGACTGCCCTCCTGCCCGGTCCAGACCTGTGGAGAACACAGTGGGGGCAGCTATGCAGCTCATCCCCTTCCCAGGTAGTACAACAGAAACAGCTCTGCTCGACTGAGCAGAAACTAGTGCAAGGATCAGAACCAACTACTGTCATTCTCcaaggtcccccccccccccccccccggacaCACAAACCACTGAGGAGCTCAGACCCTACTTTATAGAAGGCCCCTGAACCAATACTGCCTGGTGGTGGAGAGACCACATGGACTCGGCGACAATCAGAACCAGGCCTGAATTCCTCTTCTGTGCAACCCTGAGCCTCAGTTCCTttacctgtaaaatggggatgCCAGTCCACTAGGGTAGCAGGATAGGAATAAGGGGGAGTGAAAAGGACTGATTCACAGATGCAGCTCTGAGCTAGCTGTCCCACAACCAGGCTCTgcagcctctccttcctccccaagccTGGGGGAGGCAGCTTTTCCacagaaggaagcaggagagTGTCTCGCGGAATGTGGCAAGGCGCCTTGGAGCTGAACCCTGCCTTACAGCTCTTCTTTAATTAGCTCGCAACTAAAAATAGCTACCCTCCACTCCCTCTGGGGCTGCACACCTCCTTTCTGGCCTGGCACTAGGGTGTGCAGGAGCcactgggggggtggggtggcagtgAACTGGAGACAACCCACAACACGGAGGGTAGGCCGAATAGGAAGTTTTattgaagaagacacagaagCAGATGTGGGCTCCTGGCGGCCGTTCCTATAGCCCCAAGCGGCTCCGTGGCTCCTGCACTCCCTTACACCTGAACAGCTGGTACCCGTGGAGTCTCACCCAGCCTTGGCAGGGTCTGCtcaggggagggcagggagaccCAGGCAGCTCCCTTGAAGCCACAGACAAGCCTACTACCATGCCTACCCAATGGTCTGTCCATCCACAAGCCAGAGTAAGTTttaatgaagaagacacagaagcAGATGTGGGCTCCTGCCAGCCGTTCCTATAGCCCCAAGCGGCTCCGTGGCTCCTGCACTCCACAGACCCCTTACACCTGAACAGCTGGTACCCGTGGAGTCTCACCCAGCCTTGGCAGGGTCTGCtcaggggagggcagggagaccCAGGCAGCTCCCTTGAAGCCACAGACAAGCCTACTACCATGCCTACCCAATGGTCTGTCCATCCACAAGCCAGAGTCTGTCCCTGCCTGGGAGCCCAGCCATCACTTGCAGCTCTGGAGTCGGGTCCTATGGTGCTTTTCTGTCAGCAGGGGGATGAAGGTATCACTGTGGGAGAGCTTCAGCCGGCTGCCCCAGCTGGGCCCCTCCCTGGCAGCAGCAGGCTCCGGGGGCAGGGTGTCCAGGTCGCTGCGCGAGCCACAGGGCTTGTCTTCGCTGCTGGAGTTGAGCTCCATCAGCTCCAGCTCATGCTTGGCTGCCGTTTCCAGGACACGCTGTTTGTTGTAGTATCTGACAAAGTTGTTGATGATGGGGTGAATGGGCAAGGCGATGGCAATGACCCCACACAAGAAACTGATGGCCGCGTTGAGCTTGCCCAGTGTGGTCTTGGGGTAGATGTCACCATAGCCCACTGTGGTCATGGTGATGATGGCCCACCAGAAGGACTGGGGAATGCTCTTGAACAGAGTCTCCGGGTGGCTCTGCTCCATGGTGTAGCCTAGGGCGGAAAAGACGAAGATGCCCACGGCCAGGTACATAAGCAACAGCCCGAGTTCCTTGAAACTGCGCTTGAGGGCGTAGGTGAGGGTCTGCAGGCCTGAGGAGTGGCGGGCCAGCTTGAAGATGCGTGCGATGCGCATGATCCGCAGGGCCTGCACAGCCTGCTGCACGTTGGTCAGTTCCATCATTCGTGCGCCCAGGTGCGTGAGTGTGAGGCTCACATAGAACGGGAGGATGGCCAGCACGTCCACGATGTTCATGAAAGACAGAGCAAAGTGCAGCTTGTTGGGCGACGAGAAGAGGCGCAGTAGGTACTCCAGCGTGAACCAACCGATGCAAGCCGTCTCCACGTTCTCCAGCGTCGGGTGCTCCACGCGGTTGCCCTCAGCGTCCACCACCTGCAGCTCGGGTATGGTGCCCATGCACATGACCACGGAGGAGACAAGGATGAGCAGGAAGGATAGAACTGCCACCACCCGCGCCGGGCACGACGACTCGGGCTTCTCCAGGAACTTCCAGACGTACTTTTGGCAGCGGCGCCAGCGCCCCTCGGCCGCGTCCACACCCAGATCGTCCAGGATGAGCTGCACCCTGCGAGCGATCTCCTCCAGCTCCTCGCGCTTCTCGCTCAGGTGGCTCTTGCAACAATC
The nucleotide sequence above comes from Onychomys torridus chromosome 21, mOncTor1.1, whole genome shotgun sequence. Encoded proteins:
- the Kcnf1 gene encoding potassium voltage-gated channel subfamily F member 1, with amino-acid sequence MEPGLASAPAGRMDASAEQSLPEPGSQDSVAGDDIEIVVNVGGVRQVLYGDLLSQYPETRLAELIDCLAGGYDTIFSLCDDYDPGKREFYFDRDPDAFKCVIEVYYFGEVHMKKGICPICFKNEMDFWKVDLKFLDDCCKSHLSEKREELEEIARRVQLILDDLGVDAAEGRWRRCQKYVWKFLEKPESSCPARVVAVLSFLLILVSSVVMCMGTIPELQVVDAEGNRVEHPTLENVETACIGWFTLEYLLRLFSSPNKLHFALSFMNIVDVLAILPFYVSLTLTHLGARMMELTNVQQAVQALRIMRIARIFKLARHSSGLQTLTYALKRSFKELGLLLMYLAVGIFVFSALGYTMEQSHPETLFKSIPQSFWWAIITMTTVGYGDIYPKTTLGKLNAAISFLCGVIAIALPIHPIINNFVRYYNKQRVLETAAKHELELMELNSSSEDKPCGSRSDLDTLPPEPAAAREGPSWGSRLKLSHSDTFIPLLTEKHHRTRLQSCK